The DNA sequence CCCCAACTCCTTTCCCCAGGTAGAGGACCGGTAGAATTCCTCAGGGTAAGCCTTAAAAGTTGTggaattcttcaggggtaatgcagagatgccaacctcaggagatctaaaatctggagactctctctttttcattccccccccccccctccggaaATTCCATGAACCCCCCGCCCTCCTCCACACCCCTGACAAATATGGGAATGACTAAGGACATTATATGAATTCTTACATGAGTTACATACCATCAAAATTTGCGATCATCGTTTTGATGCCAGatataatctttgtcagtgactaaatcagtgcaaaaatgccccagaaaccgtactacgaataaaaaaaattcaatttttcagctaaaaatagGCTAAATCTCAAACTTAGGCtcagaaaagctcaaaagatgattttatcCAGGAGATATGGTGACCCGTACGGGGGACCTGGAGATTGGTGTCGTACCCAGGAGACTCCCAgataatccgggagagttggcatgtatggTAATGTAAGGTTGGGGAATTCTTTAGGGGCAGAGGTGGTGAGGACACTAATTTTTAAGGGAATTCTCCAGGGCTGAACACATAATGTTGTGGACTTCTTAGGAAAAATTAAAGTGCTTTTTCTGAGACAGTCAGGGCTAAACCCTTTTCATATAGAAGTCTTCAGGGTTGAGCACAATATTATTGCTGTGTAGGAGGGAGACAGCTATGAAATGCAAAAGCCATTGAAATCACATAGTTGATTGCAAATCTTTTGCTTTATGTACATTGTAAACTAAactttaatgaaaaaaaaaatgagtgcaTTTAGTGTAGAGCTCAACACAACAGCTGGTCAATGGACAATGTCTGTGGCCCATACCCATTTAAACCAATTAAGGGAATACCCCACCTCCTGCCCACAACATAGACTTACACACAAGTCGCATTGAGTGATTGAGGGTTGGTGGGTGGTAATTGTGAGGGTATGGTGGAAAAAGAtaaatgaattttctttttaataggGGACAACACGGTTGCTGCTTACGAGAATTCCATTCTTTAAGGAGATAATTCTTATGTCATTTGAATGCCCTCACTGTGGATTTACTAATAATGAAGTACAGTCTGCGGGAAGAATTCAGGAGAAGGGTTGCACCATAACACTGTCAGTATCATCACCAAAGGTACAGTAAATTTAATACAAGAACTGTGAAAATATTGTTGACTGTTATTAAAACCTCacactttctctttgtttttatgTAGATTGTGCTCATTATTATCTGTCTTCTTATTGGATAAGAACCTACTGTTAATTTTAGAATTCACTGTGCCTCCTAAAATTATCAGTTAtctattatacatcagactcactatgaaaaatctgattggtcaagagcattcaatcaattcacaatagcttgtgaacttgacatgataaatgcaatatctgctgcagatattgtatttatcatgtcaagttcaacgtctgcctggttaccaagccccttggagtgttctcctcagaaacataatggctgaatgtcttcttttgcctattgtttaaaaaatgtataataaaacaattattgaatttggttttcgcatgatatcatgaattatcaaaacctcgtgtctgtattatctgcctcagccttcgcctttggcagataacacagaccttggttttgataatttatgatatcatgctcaacctcatccaataattgtttagtacATGTAGATTagtaactaatctgtaggttttATAGACAATGCATAATTTAAATCCATGAGCATGTCTACCAGTACTCTTTTTGGAATAAAATAAACTGTGTTCAGTGCAACGGTAGTgtaattgttgttattttttcatttgttatttcaTGAACACTTGTAATAACAATCAGAAGAACACCTCATCACTGcagaatattattattttaacagTTAACCATTATATTGTCAACTTCTGAGCTGCAACTATAATTTTTGTGGTGTGAAGTATATAAATACATGCTTGCAGCAGTTACCGCCCTAGTGCGTTTGGGTCCAAAATTGGTTATGATCAGGAACCATTTTCAGCTAATAAAATGGGTTCTTATAGGAGACAACATTGATTGTGTTTGCAGGATTTAAACAGACAAGTTGTAAAATCAGATGCTGCTTCTTTCACAATTCCTGAGCTGGAATTTGAAAGTCCTGCCTTTTCACAGAAAGGAGGTAAGGGGCTGCCgctgccattttttttctttgtagcgGGGGGTGGTGCAGTAAGCTTTCATCTGAACAAATATAAGCAATTTATTATTAGCTTGTCAGCAACCCAATTTGCTAACCGTTTATACCATTAGccttcactgttttgtctttgtttaatACATTAATATACTGCACTGTCAAATCTCCTGGTTACTGGACACATCTCCCCAGTCTCAGGTATGGGTCACCAAATCTTACGTATCCACATATCAACctttgagcttttctgtgctttaatTTGAAATTCTGAATTTCcctaaattcaattttttttggtggagGATTTTTGAGTTGATGGAGTGTACGGTCTCTGGTGGCATCTGCATGAAATAAGATCTCAAGCTTTGGAACAGAATTAATAAGCCTGGAGGATTTAACTTGCAGGTTTGCAAGTGTTACTAAAGGTCCTATAACTCAAACTTTATACTTATTCATACTTAGTGCACCTTGACTTGCAAATTAAACCCAGCCAAATTTTGCCCAATTTAATgctgtggtttaattttattcttggtttaaattttatttttctttgttttaggaCATTATAATGgttgataatgagtttgaaacaaaagaaattgaagttttaaccatgaataaaattattgaaccacaacatatacgtgtttgttacaggtcaaaattaaattcaggtttaTATTTTAACGtaggttgattttcaattttttttgtctcgacAACGCCCTATAATATTCCTGAatcagggctaggagacaaaggaaattgagaatcaatcaattacctaggttaaaaaattttcacctgaatttaattttgacttgtGACATATACATAAGACGAGGtaaaagtgtttgaaaatacCATAATAATTTATTGCTCTGCAGAGCTGAACACTATTGAAGGACTTTTGGAAAGAGCCATTACTGGCCTGGAGGAACATCAGCCAGTTAGAAAGGTAAATAAATTTCAGATAACTGCAAATGAGTTAAGGTGAATCCATTGTTTTAACtggataatttatttttaatgtgacAGTCTAAGGGATGTATAATTCTGGTTGCAATTAGATGGTTTTCAGATATGAAAATGACtgaatgtttttatatttagtCAGTCAAAATTATAagtcagtaataataatagtgataatgataatgatgataataataataattgtaatatcATCGTTTTCTTGTGATAATCTATACCTGGCTAAATTaacaggaaaaaacaaaaatttgggggttgaaaatattattgttgtgATATTTGATACTAGCTAACTAAGTAAAGTTATTGTGCAAATGATGCAATAATAAAAACTTAAACTTGAGTTGTAAAATTGCTACTGGTTCTCCAAGGCTTCtggaaaaaatataacaaaaaactaGATCTTAATCTGTggtagcctgtacacagacatTGTTTTCGTTCTCTTTTTGAAAATCAACGAGCAAGTGAGCAAAGCCAGCGTGTGAGATCAGTGCTGAATTCTgagacaaaacaatttttttctgtacacTTGTGAATTTAGTTCATCTACTCAATAGAACAATGTATATTTTTGAGTAACAGTATTTAGCTAAATTTTATTCCTTaactttaatttattcataaaGTTGTATCAAAGAAATAATACTTCTTATACCCActaagtttttatttttgttgacaGACTGTTGATCCAGTCCTGGCAGCCAAGATTGACGAGATTGTATCACAACTCAAAAAATGCCATGATGGAAAAATGAACTTTACGTTGATTTTAGATGATGTATCAGGAAATAGTTTCATAGAAAATCCACATGCTCCTAAAGACGATCCTTGCATGACTCTTGTACAATATATGCGGAGTACTGAACAAGATGCCAGTCTTGGCCTTCAGTCTGCAAGTGAAGATGCCACCAAAGAAAATACTGCTGAGAAAGAAGGTGGGAAAAGTTTTAGATTATAGTTATTGATTGCGGGTGAAAAGAAGAGCCTgtaatcctaatctccaggttgttattgtTAATCTACGTTCAGAGTTTTTGTAGAAtttgaatatttaaaaaataagtagAAAAACACCTGCAtcgcagacactctaaaccttctgtatggAACTACAAACGGTCTAGACAATGCGTATGCTGCTGGGCTACAACTCAGGCTAaaaaacaatcaataaaagtattttttgtattttagaatTTGAACAAGTGTCTTGaaagtatttttgtttgtttccttttgaAGATGAAGACAAAGACAACAAAGTTACAGATGAGGTAATTATTGAGTTCATAAGTCACTAGGATTATATTCATTGATGAAGTTTTCTCATCATCGGCACTACAATTTATTGGTAAATACTAAGCATGAGTTGTGATTACACAAGTCAGCAGTGACAGAGTACAGACATTTTTCCTGAACAATTTGCTTAGGAAAACAGCCTGCATTTTGCAATGCCACGGCTAGTTTCCCTGTGAAATGATAACCAGTAGTGGACTTGACAATGTTGGCTTCGTCCAAAAAGATCCAAAACCGCCCACAACGTTGTTTTTACGTCGATTACAACGGTGCCTTCTGTTCTTCAAGCTAAATATTAGCCTCCAAAGTTTGGGCATGGGTAGAAGACAAAATTTCTGTGTCCCCTTTTcgtaactttctttttctttgcttttctttccctattttttcttttgctcgGCAATTACAAGGCTTTGTTTTGATGGGAAAAGATTTGCACAAAAATCCCAAGGATGGTGAAATAATATTTATTCAGTAAAAGGAAGTACAGGTGGGCAGTTGAACAAGATTCTtattgaagtttttgttttaatcttttgatggctttttttcctttgtcgggTATTTGGTGTGGAAATCATTCATTCTTGCTCAATTTTCAGTGCAGCCATGCAGGGGTAAACGGCTACCCTCCCACCCTGAAAATCACGTGGGTCATATTACTAACAACCCTCTAAGCTTACCTGTCCCAGCTTGGCTCAGTCCGCTGATCAATCATTTTTATCCATACCTTAATTTTAATACAACTGACCATGAATATGAATGTTTTTTAATAGATTATTGATTACTATGAATGGAATGTAACACACTAGATCTGCCCACTGCCAAACCATTTTTGCCTACACCCATTAGTATCTGGACCACCCATAACTGCCGTGCAAAAAAACTCTTTCCCCTGCACAAGTTAGGAGCCAGAGTTGTCtatgaccattaaaactgatgatgtcacaataGGTAAAAGCGATGTCACGTGATTTCTCAGGGGGCAAAGAAGTGATAAAATCCTGCCGATTACAAGAAATCGCGGTCAAGTTTATTCATTctaaacaacagaaaatgaaaaaaaaacgtttcatcTTAAAGACGGtaatggcaaattatgggtggaagtgatcattgttacttttttgaaAGATGCAGTTGCGATCCTAGATGTCCTCATAGCAAGCAACATTTGCTTGACTAAAATCGTTGTTTCGCTTTAAGAGAATGAACAAACTTGACCGTGATTACTCGTATTGGGAAATTTTATTAATGTCTGCCCCCTGACATACCAAACGACATTGATTTTATCCCAACAATCCTAAAGCCTCTTCCATCGATGGCGGGTGGATGGTCCAGATGTTAATGTGTGTGTGTAAAAATGGAGTTGCATTGGGCAGATCAAGTGTCATACATTCCAAATATGATATTATGTGAACAGCAGTAATCTGTTCAACGACATGCACATTTTTCATGCTCAGTTGTATTAAAGTATGGGAGAATGATTGATCAGCGGTTTAAGCCAAGCTGGGGCAGTTTGGCTTAGGAGAAGTTAGTAATATGAGCCATGTGATTTTCTGGGTGGGAGGGTGGGCCGTTTACACCTCCGTGGCTCCGCTGAAAACTGAGCAAGAATGAATGATTTCCAGGCCAAATCAGCATTTATCATCAAGAGATACGCAATCGTTCTCGAAACTCAGTGTTTGACTAGCCACGTTAAATCTGTTAATTACGAGTATTTATGCAAAGTGTCCTCCCATATCATTGTGAGTGTTTGTGAATAGTGAGCCTCTGTATGGGTACCTGCGGACGTCGATTTCTCCGCGCGTTTTCATCGAATTGTCGTTTTTTTCAGGCGAAGTCATCgcatatcaagaattgttttacGTGCTAGCGCTACCAGTGAGCTCAGTGCAAAGTGCAGCACACTTTGTGGCAGGTTTCTCTGCCGTCATTGCAAAAGTAGCGTTGTCAAACTTGACTGAAATGGCAATGCGATCGTTGCTTCAATCTCTACTACGTCGCTTCGTCAATGGCGATCGTCGCGACTTCGATTTCGTCGGAAATCCATACAGAGGCTCAATAGTGTGCAAGGGACTAGACTTGTATACAAATTTATGATATTGCTCTCTTCGTTTTGCCACTCAGGTGTTAAACTTTCCAACAAACTGTTCATCCTGCAATGCACCTGCCGAGACGAGAATGAAGGTTGTTGGTATCCTTCCAGCTAGTTTCAGTTGTTGGGTTTTGACAGTTAACATCATCACCTATTCCCGCAGCTGCCGCCCTTCCCAGGTCACACGCGTCTTATTTTCTGTTGACTTTGTTTTTGCGACGCCCTTACTATCTGGGAGCCTGATAtggctaccgtaaaattccgaaaataagctccggggcttatatttttcaaaggccctttttgagggccttttttttgaggggcttatattcggaggggcttatctacggagggaaatttgcgttgcaaaatcgattgggctagccttatgtttggaagtaaatttaccgtttttgctttgttttactttttatttgagggcaatttttcAAGTTCAAGCCCCtgtgggggcttatatttggaggggcgatttaacggagggttttttgcgttaccggtttggggggcttatttttggaggggctaaTACACGGAGGGGCttcttttcggaattttatAGCCTGCGGTAGTTTACAAACTTTTCGTTTGTATATTTCAATATCCATTGTTTCGTTTTCAGTCTTATTAAACATGTCAAAAGGTGCCCGCTTTAACTTTTAAATCAGCTATCCCTCACTTTAAAGAAGTGATTATCATGGCGACAAGTTGTGATGCTTGTGGAGATAAGACAAACGAAGTAAAATCAGGCTGTAAGTAACAATaacattctttttttccaatttttgtaTTACTCTTAATGAAAAAATAAGGATAGAAAGACGGAAAGGTAGAGCCCTTCAGAGGGCTTGCTTGCAGACTGGACTTCATCGATCTTTCTTGGTAAGCAATTTTATCCAACGAGTTCTGAAAAGTCGCAAGGAAAATACACTAGGCAGGCTAGGTGAATTAAAAGAGTGATTCTTGCTGCAAATATGTTATTTCTGGTTTA is a window from the Porites lutea chromosome 10, jaPorLute2.1, whole genome shotgun sequence genome containing:
- the LOC140949807 gene encoding zinc finger protein ZPR1-like — its product is MTTETKEPLFRDIDGDEGENVNTIESLCMSCEENGTTRLLLTRIPFFKEIILMSFECPHCGFTNNEVQSAGRIQEKGCTITLSVSSPKDLNRQVVKSDAASFTIPELEFESPAFSQKGELNTIEGLLERAITGLEEHQPVRKTVDPVLAAKIDEIVSQLKKCHDGKMNFTLILDDVSGNSFIENPHAPKDDPCMTLVQYMRSTEQDASLGLQSASEDATKENTAEKEDEDKDNKVTDEVLNFPTNCSSCNAPAETRMKVVAIPHFKEVIIMATSCDACGDKTNEVKSGSGIEPKGCRLTLKITDPEDLNRDVLKSETCEVQIPSLDFVTHSGTLGGRFTTLEGLLTNIKEQLQSVNPFGFGDSPALFNSQMKTFLTGIDKIISGEELGVEIILDDPAGNSYIQNLYAPDPDPELEVVHYQRSKEQDDELGISDMKTEGYAEDEKS